A stretch of DNA from Arachis hypogaea cultivar Tifrunner chromosome 19, arahy.Tifrunner.gnm2.J5K5, whole genome shotgun sequence:
TTCTGCGCCATATCCTTCTGTTATTCCTCAAGGCTCTGCAGCAGCAAAACACGAGCATATCGACCAAGTCAGAGTGATCGTTTTGATTGTTGCTTCAGGAGCAATTTTGCTTCTTGTGATAATATCTATTTTCTTGGTTTACAATAAAGGAGTGCCtgaaaaagaagcaagaaatgGTGCATCAGGTAATATATTACTAAAAATGTCAAAAAGACTATCCATAAAGAATTGTTATAAAGGAGAGAGATGGTTGTGCATTGAGGGAGTTTTAACAAAGAATAATTTCCAGTGTGCTTACTGTTTGGTTTATGGGGCGCATGGTAGAGAGGCTAAGCGGGTGGTATGGGAGGAGTTGAGTTATATAGCAGGTTTGTGTCAGGTTCCTTTTTGTTTGATGGGGGACTTCAATGAGATTTTGCAAGTTGAAGATCGCAAAGGATTACAGAGTTTGCCGGGTTCAGCAGTAGAATTTAAGAGTTGGGTAAAAGACATGCAGTTGGTGGACCTACCCCTTTCTGATAGAAAATTCACTTGGTTCAGAGGTCAATCTTGTAGCAGAATTGACAGGGTGCTGGTTAATATAGAATGGGTGGAGGAGTTCCCTGATATTAGGCTGAAAGGTGGTCCAAGGGGATTATCCGATCACTGCCCGTTGATTGTGGATGATATAAGAGGGAGAGGGGGGTCTAGACCATTCAGGAGTTTGGATTCTTGGTTTACCCATGAGGGTTTTCTGAGGACGGTTAAAAATGAATGGCGGACATTGGGCGAAGGACCTTTCCTTGGTAAACTGAAGGCTTTGACGCTTCCGTTGAGGCAATGGCATAAGGCACACTTTACTGATATGGAAAACAACATCACAAAGTTTGAGGATGAGATCAGGAAGTTGGATGAGAAGGTTAGTGAGGGAGTTTATGATGGTACAACAGAGGTTAGAAGAAAGGCACTGGTGAGATTTTGTGAAAAATGGTACATTAGGAAAGAAAtccattggaagcagatgtcttGGTCTAAACATGCGAGGGACATGGATAGAAATACTCGATACTTCCATAACATTGCAGCGGCTAGAAGGCGAAATAACAGGATTGATGCTCTGATGATCCAGGGACGGCTGGTGCGGAATCAGGCAAGAATTAAGCATGCAATAAGGGGATTCTACAAGGAACTGTACCGGCAGGAGTATGTCCCAAGGATTGGTGTTCGGGAGGGGTTGTTACCGCAAATTGATACAGAGGAGTCAGAAGCCTTAGAGGTGTTACCGTCTACTGAGGAAATTAAGGAGGCAGTCTGGGATTGTGAATCATCGAAGGCCCCAGGTAGTGATGGTTATAATATGAATTTCAttaagaaatgttgggaagagaTTGGGCAGGAGTTTACAGCGGCGGTGATGGATTTCTTTCAAAGGGAAACGTTACCATTAGATGTGAATATAACATGGGTGACGCTGGCTCCAAAGTTCTTGGGTGCTAAGGAAATTAAGGACTTTAGGCCAATTAGTTTGGTGGGATGTGTGTATAAGGTGATATCGAAGGTGCTGGTGAGAAGAATGAGGTCAGTTATGCCAGGATTGGTGGGTGAGACTCAGACTGCATTTGTGAAAGGTAGAAAAATTCATGATGGTGCTCTCATAGCATGTGAGACAGTTCATTGGCTCAAGGCAAGGAGAAGGAAAGCGGCAATTATCAAGCTTGATTTTCATAAAGCATATGATAGAGTCAGATGGAGCTTTGTGGATATAGTACTTCAGAAAATGGGATTTGGACAGCGTTGGAGGAATTGGGTGAAGGAGTGTGTTAGCACGGCCACTATGTCTGTGCTGGTGAATGGGTCACCAACCAAGCCGTTCAACATGGAAAGAGGACTCAGACAAGGGGATCCACTATCTCCGTTTCTGTTTGTTTTGGTGGTCGACGTGCTGAATCGGATGGTGGGAGAAGCGGTCAGGAATGGGCGTATTGAACCACTGCTAGTAGGAGGTGAGCAGATCGGATTGTCGCACTTACAATTTGCAGATGATACGATTCTGTTTTGCCCCCCGATGACAGAGACAATAGTCAACTATAGGAGACTGTTGCGGTGTTTTGAGTTGATGTCGGGACTAAGCATTAATTTTGAGAAGTCAAGTTTGATACCGGTGAACTGTGAGCAGGAATGGGTAGATAGTGCCTGTGGGTTGCTGGGATGTAAGCAGGCGGTTCTACCTGTAAGGTATCTTGGGATTTCTTTGGGTGCGAATCCTcggttggtgaagacttggaaacCGGTCATTGATAAGGTGGAAGAGAAACTCAGCCTCTGGAAAGCAAAGGTTCTAACCAAAGCAGGTAAGCTTGTGCTTATCAGATCAGTTTTGAATAGTCTCCCTATCTACTACCTTAGTTTATACAAGATGCCAAAGGCAGTTGCGGATAAGCTGATTGCATTGCAAAGAAGATTTATGTGGTGTAAGGGGGATGGTAACGACGGTATTCCGCTAGTTAAGTGGGAGTTGGTTCAGGCACCAAGAAAGGCTAGGGGTTTGGGGGTTGGAGATGCGGTGCTCCGGAATACAGCGCTcttatttaagtggtggtggagattTTCTAAAGAGGAGTGTCCCTTATGGAAGAGGATTGTATGCTCGTGCAATAACCTGAATCCTAATATAATGCTAGTAAGCCAGCAGCTACCAGATAAAGGAGGACCCTGGAAAGACATATGTAAACTTAATATAAAAGAGTAGAGGATAAAAGACAAGATGCTTACTGGCCTGGCGATGGAGATAGGGAATGGGAGGAGTACACTATTTTGGGAAGATAACTGGCTGCAAGGTGGCCCCTTGAAGGGAGCGTTTCCAAGATTATATTCTGTTTCGAATCAGTAGGGATCGCTAATAGGAGATTGTGGTTTTTGGGATGGGCTTGAGTGGATATGAAATTTTCAGTGGCGAAGAGAGTTGTTCCAATGGGAGCTGGAACTGGTCCATCAAATTCATGAGCGGCTAAGGCTGGTGAAGCTGGTAGATGGTAAAGATGACAATTTGGTTTGGAAGTTTGATCGTAAAGGAGTCTTTTCTACCAAGTCTGTTGTGCAGGTTCTACAATCGGAGACGCTGTCGGAGGAGATAACGAGTTACAGTTACACAAGTTCAGTGTGGAGAGGGATGGTACCGCCAAGGATTGAGCTGTTTGGGTGGTTTGTACTCATTGGTAGAGTGAATACCAAGGAGAGATTGAGTAGACTAGGCGTTATTAGACTCAGTGATACTCTCTGTGTGCTATGTAAAAAGGAAATAGAGTCGGTGGAGCATTTGTTTCTCCTCTGTGAGTAcacatggcaggtgtggtgcagGTGGTTAAGTTCTTTTGGGGAGGTTTGGTCTATGCCTGGGACCATAAGGGAACTATTTGAGAGGTGGACTGGTAGGCATAAGCGGAAACAAGAGCAGAAGAAGTGGTTGCCGGGGTTCTTTGCAGTTATTTGGAACGTTTGGATGGAACGCAATGCTAGGATTTTTCAGAATCAGGAAACAGGTGTGGACTTTGTAACAAGAAAGACATTGCTGAGCTACAACAAATGGACTGAGAGGGAAGCTGTTGGTGGTTGATGGTGGTTCCGAAAGCTATAGGAATTTATGTTTTACATGATGTTCTTATTGTTTATTTTGTTGCTCCACATTAGTGTGTTGagcttattttgattcaaaaaaaaaaaaaagaatggaagGAATACCTATTATTCTTTTATGAATGATTTACTGGAAAATATGTCTCATACTGGTTGAGGATTATTCAGAAAAAAAGTAATTAACTTTGCATTTTTTCTCAAACAGGGTATACTTTTGGAGCTTGGGCAAGAAACATAGTTTCTGAAAATGAAGATTATGAAAGATTAGGCAGAATGGAATATTTCAGCAAGGAATTGGCAGCTTTTGACATAGATGATTTATTAAGGGCATCAGCAGAAATGCTAGGGAAAGGTAATTTAGGCATTACATACAAAGCTACCCTTGAAACTGGCATTGTTCTTGCGGTAAAGAGACTTAGTCACATGAATGAGTTAAGCAGAAAGGAATTTACAAAGCAGATGCAAGTTCTTGGGGAGTTGAAACATGAGAATTTGGTAGAAATTATCTCATTTTATCACTCAGAGGAGCAAAAGTTGATCATACATGAGTTTATCTCAAATGGCAGCTTATTTGACCTCCTACATGGTTAGTTTTCATTCTTTCTAGCTCTTCCAAGCAAAGTAAAATATTCTAAAGGTTGAATTATTGGTTGGAGCtctatagtttaaaattttattatcaagtccatattgtttaaaaattttcaaacagaTACTTATCGTTTGAATGTTTCTAATTATATcgggattttttttattaaattaaataaatataaaatttataaaaatatataaagtacaatataattatatgaaTACACAATTGACCACATTTTGGTTActgaaaaatttcgaaaattaaacacATCTCGCGTAGTGAGACTCCAATCACCGTGAGAAGAGTTAAATGGGTCTGAGATACATGTAAAAATAGGATATGAACTCAGTATCCAAAATATACACAATGTGCGAATTAATGACTTAGTATTCGAGATATGCTCAATTTTTTTTCGGTGCTGTTTGATAGATCATGTAGGTATtatgagctttttttttttttgtcgtgaGATATGATGAGCTTGATCATGGTGTTACAGCGGTTGTTATGGTACACCACTGAAAGGAGTAAGGGAGGGTACATAAGgatgaggaaaaaaaaaaagcctaTATGCTGGTATTGGATTATGTGGAATCGCCACGATGCTTCTTATCCCACTGTTTTAAGTGAATTCAAGTTTTTCTAAAGAGTATTTTgagagtattttttaaaatatttattttaaaaaaaatatttaaatatacacTCTTAGAATATTTGTTAGTAAGGCCTTTGTAATATTTATACTAATTGATCagtttttgttgttttctttaggttcaatagtatttatatatttataaataaaaattttaaatttttattttaattaaattttttataaaaaaagatctttttgatAAATAATGAATTGGTATATTTGTTTTTAtcgaaataaattaaattattaattaattatatatatatatatatatatatatatatatatatatatatataaacgaaTTGTTATAGATAGTATCtatgattattttaaaagagtactatatttaataaaattgttatCTTCTAAATATTATTGTGTGatattattagattaattttatatTGTATAGATACTATTTTATCATACAACATAGAAGATGGCGTTATTAGATTAAATATGCGCGTAGAGTGTAGCCCATTTATTTTTATACATGACTTAATTTAATAaggccatttttttaaaattaactttggaGGAGGACTCGTATAAATAACTAGTACAACAATATAAGtatatttgtttttattgaattaaattaaatgattaatttaaattagaatcatttaaattttaaatgaaatatatttataattttaaaatttaaaattatttgaattaaaatagaTGATCATATCTCGAGTACTTACGCATTATACATATTTCAAGTACTGagcctatattttatttttacatgtATCTCAGGTTCTGACatcttatttaacttttttttctcaGTAACCCAAGATGTGgccaattatatatttatgtaattatgtactattttatctattttggtaaattttatatttatttaatttaaatataataaaaaacccAATTATATCCCTATACTTTAAAATTGTTTTTCTACCAAAGTGCATCTAATTATAAGGGTAGGGATATAGAAGGACGGGATGCAAAATGTTATACGATATGAGGATGTGATTGGAAACTTTTAAATTATAGGGAACTAAATAAATATTTCCACACAATATAAATTTCGGTACGAGTCTTAAAGTACAGAGACCTAATCCAAAATTGAATGAGATTATAGGAACCTCCAAATGATTGAACCCATTCTAAAATCTAATGATGCTAGAGAACAGAGGAGTTGGCAGAAAACCTCTTGATTGGAATGCAAGGCTAACTATCATCAAAGACATAGCAAAAGGTGTTGATTTCCTTCATCATTCCTTGGCATCTCACAAGGTCCCCCATGGCAACCTCAAATCATCCAATGTCCTAATTCATCATCATGATAACCAAGGTAACCACCATGCGAAGCTCGCTAATTTCGGCTTCTTGACTTTACTTCCTAACAAGAAATCAGCAGAGAAACTGGCCATAAGCAAGTCACCAGAATTTGTTCAAGGGAGGAAGCTAACACATAAGACTGATGTGTATTGCTTTGGAATAATTGTGCTTGAGGTCATAACTGGGAAAATTCCTGGTGAAATGTTGGGGGGAATgggaatggaagaagaagaagaagaaaaaataagtgaTCTTTCAGATTGGGTGAGAATGGTGGTCAACAATGATTGGTCAACAGATATTCTTGATATTGAGATGATAGCTGCGAAAGAAGGACATG
This window harbors:
- the LOC140182305 gene encoding leucine-rich repeat receptor-like protein kinase PXC1 → MLENRGVGRKPLDWNARLTIIKDIAKGVDFLHHSLASHKVPHGNLKSSNVLIHHHDNQGNHHAKLANFGFLTLLPNKKSAEKLAISKSPEFVQGRKLTHKTDVYCFGIIVLEVITGKIPGEMLGGMGMEEEEEEKISDLSDWVRMVVNNDWSTDILDIEMIAAKEGHDSMLKLTQIALECTDDKPEKRPKISEVLRRMEEIEKTKNGNLIS